A genome region from Natronobeatus ordinarius includes the following:
- a CDS encoding bacterio-opsin activator domain-containing protein: MTDPSPSDSESERAAADSLEDPGPSTPPGELAQRIFDVSPVSTVVVDSTGAIAFGNERAAETLGYTSEALTSRACGPSEWKIYYDDGTPIPVEENPVTRVFETGDPVFGFEHWIERPDGAERWLSSNSSPVFDAAGEPEYVVVSFEDVTALKRREERLTSDQVRLLEFRTDQSAVPPSLRLDGSDTRIEVDSVVSLPDGGTIQYMGTEDLPASDFVAAVEEVPHYQEARLLSTTGEYCRVEAHAPLATVSEVFPSLGGRARSVIITQDEVRFLGELPGDVDPRLAADGIRRFHPEVELVSEELVYSPHLLYDIVVDALTDRQLAALDAAYFGGYFDTPRTSTGDELAARFGVTRQTFNHHLRKAQQTVFTHLFEKSGADAR; the protein is encoded by the coding sequence ATGACGGATCCGTCGCCGTCAGATTCCGAGTCAGAACGGGCGGCCGCCGACTCGCTCGAGGACCCGGGCCCGTCAACCCCGCCCGGCGAGCTCGCCCAGCGCATCTTCGACGTGAGCCCGGTCAGTACGGTCGTCGTCGATTCGACCGGTGCCATCGCCTTCGGGAACGAGCGCGCGGCGGAGACGCTCGGTTACACGAGCGAGGCGCTCACGAGTCGAGCGTGTGGTCCCTCCGAGTGGAAGATCTATTACGACGACGGAACGCCTATTCCCGTCGAGGAGAACCCCGTCACCCGCGTCTTCGAGACGGGCGATCCAGTGTTCGGGTTCGAACACTGGATCGAGCGGCCGGACGGCGCAGAGCGGTGGCTCTCGAGCAACTCCTCGCCCGTGTTCGACGCGGCGGGTGAGCCCGAGTACGTCGTCGTCTCCTTCGAGGACGTGACGGCGCTCAAACGCCGCGAGGAACGGTTGACGAGCGATCAGGTGCGGCTCCTCGAGTTCCGGACCGACCAGTCCGCGGTGCCGCCGTCCCTTCGACTCGACGGCAGCGATACGCGAATCGAGGTCGACTCCGTCGTCTCGCTGCCCGATGGCGGGACCATCCAGTACATGGGAACGGAGGATCTCCCGGCGAGCGACTTCGTCGCAGCCGTCGAGGAGGTTCCCCACTACCAGGAGGCGCGGCTGTTGAGCACGACCGGCGAGTACTGCCGCGTCGAGGCCCACGCGCCGCTGGCGACAGTCTCCGAGGTCTTTCCGTCCCTCGGCGGTCGGGCTCGCTCCGTCATCATCACCCAGGACGAGGTCCGGTTCCTGGGGGAGCTGCCAGGCGACGTCGATCCCCGGCTGGCGGCCGACGGCATCAGACGGTTTCACCCCGAGGTCGAACTGGTCTCCGAGGAGCTCGTCTACTCGCCACACCTGCTGTACGACATCGTCGTCGACGCGCTCACCGACCGGCAGCTGGCCGCCCTCGACGCCGCCTACTTCGGGGGTTACTTCGACACGCCGCGAACCAGCACCGGCGACGAGCTGGCGGCCCGCTTCGGCGTGACGCGACAGACGTTCAACCACCACCTGCGGAAGGCTCAGCAAACGGTCTTCACACACTTGTTCGAGAAGTCCGGTGCGGACGCGCGCTGA
- a CDS encoding HalOD1 output domain-containing protein, whose translation MCTETTRSDSTPIQPFGDGGSYDPATGTYHATFDEDVDADAVVVTIVSAVASATDRELTEMPPLYGAVDAEALTRLVTSSHEQSVEVTFSYVRCCVTVSSHGDVVVEPPDGSSNR comes from the coding sequence ATGTGTACTGAGACGACTCGATCCGATTCCACACCCATCCAGCCGTTCGGCGACGGCGGGAGCTACGATCCCGCCACGGGAACGTACCACGCCACCTTCGACGAGGACGTCGACGCCGACGCCGTCGTCGTCACGATCGTCAGCGCGGTGGCAAGCGCCACCGACCGCGAACTCACCGAGATGCCGCCGCTGTACGGGGCCGTCGACGCCGAGGCACTCACCAGACTCGTCACGTCGTCCCACGAGCAGTCCGTCGAGGTGACGTTCTCGTACGTACGGTGTTGCGTGACCGTCTCGAGTCACGGCGACGTCGTCGTCGAGCCGCCTGACGGCTCTAGCAACCGTTGA
- a CDS encoding DUF309 domain-containing protein, whose protein sequence is MDEHTHDPTVEPPAGNPTGWLESAGRWEHGTLRRATIHGVRLYNSGAFHESHDCFEAEWYNYGRGTLESTFCHGMVQTAAGAYKHFDFENDDGMRSLFRTALQYFHGVPRDYYGVDVLAVRTTLTNARRDPSVLEGWQIPLDGECPTARDVDYAYADSR, encoded by the coding sequence ATGGACGAGCACACCCACGACCCGACCGTCGAGCCGCCCGCCGGAAATCCCACGGGCTGGCTCGAGTCGGCCGGCCGGTGGGAACACGGGACGCTCCGGCGGGCGACGATCCACGGCGTCCGGCTCTACAACTCGGGGGCGTTCCACGAGTCACACGACTGTTTCGAGGCCGAGTGGTACAACTACGGCCGGGGAACCCTCGAGAGCACGTTCTGCCACGGGATGGTCCAGACGGCGGCGGGCGCGTACAAACACTTCGACTTCGAGAACGACGACGGGATGCGCTCGCTCTTTCGAACCGCGTTGCAGTACTTTCACGGCGTTCCTCGCGATTACTACGGCGTCGACGTCCTCGCCGTTCGGACGACGCTCACGAACGCCCGCAGGGACCCCTCGGTTCTCGAGGGGTGGCAGATTCCCCTCGACGGCGAGTGTCCGACGGCCCGCGACGTCGATTACGCGTACGCCGACTCGCGGTAG
- a CDS encoding thermonuclease family protein: protein MGGLAVGSSATHADDFDSGETGVPVVDGQLAQLGFYSSASQIAADGERELTADDHVVVWAEPTAENFETTADGPETVVYEDADIPLVSEDGRVVGFGSVDFVSDNHGGFRFGNEQFLVNLFDEKLGGEGTILWDEGHGQFGGLALENYESFRQYCADAGYTLEATESLLETEITTLTVDSTASLVDVDGTALTNPEYVVVWAESTATNVDREDDDAYLYGDDEDIPLIAKAGQVVGFGGVGFIADSNFDNFTEANEAFVLEVLADVTDGEGTLLWDEAHDTFWDADAISDFAAAVEDDGYDFQAVSELEGSDSLEELEFFSTASLLTAEYTPLTDESLVAVHAESTATNEDAGDSGGAGESGGDDEVTLAVDSVEAGATAEHVWTLAGADVDFEGEIDELVLEYPESAAFDGLTNDDVTVVLTRELADGVDTEEISVNQGAYDGSSATLDLSGAMTTNIVGESTVTIEGLTNPDSEDFTATITLTGDDEVTLEAVVGAGGAGSGDFVPYPDDVDIPLVAVDGGAVGIGAELAPDASDVDDNRAFLVNAWADRLGGTGSVLYDEGHGQELALEDYSQLESLATSRGFDVEATTDLEDDLADADLLMVTTPAESFSGDELTALAAFVDDGGALFLHDEANFEGDGTEELNEIAAALELAFRFNADQVVDDEHSGFAPFVPRTSAFNTDFDFFGDGDTLENAAVFVTASPAQAFSDAERTALEEFVADGGAVFLFDESEFANEETDNLNAIAEALDVPFRFNADQVEDAENNAGVEYVPTTGNFNEGFEYFGEVDGPTLSDGDGLVVMTPEQSFSNAELNALAAFVDDGGALFIFDQSDFGGQGNEAVGFDETENLNEIADALELAFRFNADQVNDEENFNITTGNFNDDFAYFDEREQSIAIPFEQGGAYYGRVVRVFDGDTFEVEFDSEYDYRDVIRHIGIDTAETAPATNDPEEWFGIEDLDHLDTWGSKATDFSLDVMAPGADAGEPNVEGRRVKMTFDPVEPKRGNYGRLLMYMHYDPDDFDADPGADFAVNYNRETIEKGYARIYSSGFSKHDEWAELEEAALEAGTGVWSAADFDALEKIRNEPVEKLFVPEARSIHSRRGRRGGRLGADRVPVYAGETAEQVREEGAVAYDDAPLVAVDDRKNLALVGGLMIHERYEKAAGFVDTTDYGNFPFLANLIDSLSTTEGDVFIAGGQGQFNAPGSISLERCQYFLRYLEGLGTRLRQVNDLEDTLAAEDEPPRAVIITAPERELGIGEVIALRQFRNDGGAVILMGSAEATTEDVANLNELAQGLNSDLRFNHDRIVDPAANLNDDPGILETDVFTDGFDLFDAADLEAETEDDGRSGRGNAGDNGRGRGHRNANVRQGFGATGR from the coding sequence ATGGGCGGCCTCGCGGTTGGCTCATCGGCCACTCACGCGGACGACTTCGACAGCGGCGAGACGGGCGTTCCGGTCGTAGACGGCCAGCTCGCTCAGCTGGGATTCTACTCGAGTGCGAGTCAGATCGCCGCCGACGGCGAACGCGAGCTGACGGCCGACGACCACGTGGTGGTGTGGGCCGAGCCCACCGCCGAGAACTTCGAAACGACTGCCGACGGACCTGAAACGGTCGTCTACGAGGATGCGGACATCCCACTCGTCTCCGAGGACGGCCGGGTGGTCGGCTTCGGCTCCGTCGACTTCGTCAGTGACAATCACGGTGGCTTTCGCTTCGGCAACGAACAGTTCCTCGTCAACCTCTTCGATGAGAAACTCGGCGGCGAGGGGACGATTCTCTGGGACGAGGGCCACGGCCAGTTCGGGGGGCTCGCCCTCGAGAACTACGAGTCCTTCCGCCAGTACTGCGCCGATGCGGGCTACACCCTCGAGGCGACGGAGTCGCTGCTCGAGACCGAGATCACGACGCTGACCGTCGATTCGACGGCCAGCCTCGTCGACGTCGACGGCACGGCGCTTACGAACCCCGAATACGTCGTGGTGTGGGCCGAGTCAACCGCAACCAACGTCGATCGGGAGGACGACGACGCCTATCTCTACGGGGACGACGAGGACATCCCGCTGATCGCCAAGGCGGGCCAGGTCGTCGGGTTCGGTGGCGTCGGCTTCATCGCCGACAGCAACTTCGACAACTTTACCGAGGCCAACGAGGCGTTCGTCCTCGAGGTGCTCGCGGACGTCACCGACGGCGAGGGCACCCTGCTCTGGGACGAAGCCCACGACACGTTCTGGGACGCCGACGCCATCAGCGACTTCGCGGCTGCCGTCGAGGACGACGGCTACGACTTCCAGGCCGTCAGCGAGCTGGAGGGGTCCGACTCGCTGGAGGAACTCGAGTTCTTCTCGACGGCGAGTCTGCTCACCGCAGAGTATACCCCGCTGACCGACGAGTCGCTGGTGGCCGTTCACGCCGAGTCGACGGCGACGAACGAAGACGCGGGCGACTCCGGCGGGGCCGGCGAGTCAGGAGGTGACGACGAAGTCACGCTGGCGGTCGATTCCGTGGAGGCGGGGGCGACTGCCGAACACGTCTGGACGCTCGCCGGTGCGGACGTCGACTTCGAGGGAGAGATCGACGAACTCGTGCTCGAGTACCCAGAGAGCGCAGCGTTCGACGGCCTCACGAACGACGACGTGACCGTCGTGTTGACCCGTGAACTCGCCGACGGGGTGGACACGGAGGAAATCAGCGTCAACCAGGGTGCGTACGACGGCTCAAGTGCGACGCTCGATCTGAGCGGCGCCATGACAACGAACATCGTCGGCGAATCCACCGTCACCATCGAGGGGCTCACGAACCCCGACAGCGAGGACTTCACGGCGACGATCACGCTCACCGGCGACGACGAGGTTACCCTCGAGGCCGTGGTCGGGGCGGGTGGAGCCGGAAGCGGCGACTTCGTTCCCTACCCGGACGACGTCGACATCCCGCTGGTGGCCGTCGACGGCGGCGCCGTGGGGATCGGGGCCGAACTCGCACCGGACGCGAGTGACGTCGACGACAATCGGGCGTTCCTCGTGAACGCCTGGGCCGACCGACTCGGCGGAACCGGGAGTGTCCTGTACGACGAGGGCCACGGCCAGGAACTCGCCCTCGAGGACTACAGCCAGCTCGAGTCCCTGGCGACCAGCCGCGGCTTCGACGTCGAGGCGACCACGGACCTCGAGGACGACCTCGCAGACGCCGACCTCCTGATGGTCACCACGCCCGCCGAGTCGTTCTCGGGGGACGAACTGACAGCCCTCGCGGCGTTCGTCGACGACGGCGGGGCCCTTTTCCTGCACGACGAGGCGAACTTCGAGGGTGACGGGACAGAGGAACTGAACGAGATCGCCGCCGCCCTCGAGCTGGCGTTCCGGTTCAACGCCGATCAGGTGGTCGACGACGAACACAGCGGTTTCGCCCCGTTCGTCCCCCGTACGAGCGCGTTCAACACCGATTTCGACTTCTTCGGGGATGGCGACACCCTCGAGAACGCGGCCGTCTTCGTGACCGCCTCGCCCGCACAAGCGTTCAGCGACGCCGAACGCACCGCGCTCGAGGAGTTCGTCGCCGACGGCGGCGCCGTCTTCCTCTTCGACGAGTCCGAGTTCGCCAACGAGGAGACCGACAACCTGAACGCCATCGCCGAGGCCCTCGACGTCCCGTTCCGGTTCAACGCCGACCAGGTCGAAGACGCCGAGAACAATGCGGGGGTGGAGTACGTGCCGACGACCGGAAACTTCAACGAGGGCTTCGAGTACTTTGGGGAGGTCGACGGTCCGACGCTCAGCGACGGCGATGGACTGGTCGTGATGACACCCGAGCAGTCGTTCTCGAACGCGGAGTTGAACGCCCTCGCGGCGTTCGTCGACGACGGCGGCGCGCTGTTCATCTTCGACCAGTCGGACTTCGGCGGCCAGGGGAACGAGGCCGTCGGCTTCGACGAAACGGAGAACCTGAACGAAATCGCCGACGCCCTCGAGCTGGCGTTCCGGTTCAACGCAGATCAGGTGAACGACGAGGAAAACTTCAACATCACGACGGGGAATTTCAACGACGACTTCGCGTACTTCGACGAACGCGAGCAGTCTATCGCCATCCCGTTCGAACAGGGCGGTGCGTATTACGGTCGGGTCGTTCGAGTGTTCGACGGAGACACCTTCGAGGTCGAGTTCGACAGCGAGTACGACTACCGGGACGTGATCCGCCACATCGGTATCGACACGGCCGAGACAGCGCCAGCGACGAACGATCCCGAGGAGTGGTTCGGGATCGAGGACCTCGATCACCTCGACACCTGGGGATCGAAGGCGACTGACTTCTCACTCGACGTCATGGCCCCCGGAGCCGACGCCGGCGAGCCGAACGTCGAAGGGCGGCGGGTCAAGATGACGTTCGACCCCGTCGAGCCCAAGCGCGGCAACTACGGCCGCCTGCTGATGTACATGCACTACGATCCCGACGACTTCGACGCCGATCCTGGGGCGGACTTTGCGGTGAACTACAACCGTGAAACCATCGAAAAGGGGTACGCTCGCATCTACTCCTCGGGTTTCTCCAAACACGACGAGTGGGCCGAACTCGAGGAAGCCGCCCTCGAAGCGGGCACCGGCGTCTGGAGTGCAGCCGACTTCGACGCCCTCGAGAAAATTCGCAACGAGCCCGTCGAGAAACTGTTCGTTCCCGAGGCCCGAAGCATCCACAGCCGTCGAGGTCGCCGCGGCGGACGTCTCGGGGCCGACCGCGTCCCCGTCTACGCGGGGGAGACGGCCGAGCAGGTACGCGAAGAGGGGGCCGTGGCGTACGACGACGCTCCCCTGGTCGCCGTGGACGATCGGAAGAACCTCGCGCTCGTCGGCGGGCTCATGATCCACGAACGGTACGAGAAAGCAGCGGGGTTCGTCGACACGACGGACTACGGCAACTTCCCGTTCCTCGCGAATCTCATCGACTCTCTGTCGACGACCGAAGGCGACGTGTTCATCGCCGGCGGCCAGGGGCAGTTCAACGCACCCGGCTCGATCTCCCTCGAGCGCTGTCAGTACTTCCTGCGATACCTCGAGGGACTCGGCACCCGCCTCCGGCAGGTCAACGACCTCGAGGACACCCTCGCGGCCGAGGACGAACCGCCGCGGGCGGTGATCATCACGGCACCCGAGCGTGAACTCGGCATCGGCGAGGTCATTGCCCTCCGGCAGTTCCGCAACGACGGCGGTGCGGTGATCCTCATGGGTAGCGCCGAGGCGACGACCGAGGACGTAGCGAACCTGAACGAACTCGCTCAGGGGCTGAACTCCGATCTCCGGTTCAACCACGATCGAATCGTCGACCCAGCGGCGAATCTGAACGACGATCCGGGGATCCTCGAGACCGACGTCTTCACCGACGGATTCGACCTGTTCGACGCCGCGGACCTCGAAGCCGAGACCGAAGACGACGGTCGTTCGGGCCGGGGTAATGCGGGGGACAACGGCCGTGGTCGCGGTCACAGGAACGCCAACGTCCGTCAGGGGTTCGGGGCGACCGGTCGGTGA
- a CDS encoding DUF7559 family protein, whose translation MPATLEIVCTDDDCTLDMFELHYTYDMPEETTVADFTCPYCGGADCLEPVEL comes from the coding sequence ATGCCCGCGACGCTCGAGATCGTCTGCACCGACGACGACTGCACGCTCGATATGTTCGAGCTGCACTACACGTACGACATGCCCGAGGAGACGACCGTCGCCGACTTCACGTGTCCGTACTGTGGCGGAGCCGACTGCCTCGAACCGGTCGAACTGTAG
- a CDS encoding Hsp20/alpha crystallin family protein, translating to MTFSDLGSALGNTLYRGIGRASSQVQEIRSLSVDLLEDDESYLVVFDAPGAEKEDVQVRYLDGSVRIRIDRFRTYHDGFEMRFPGRGMALDGEAELPDDAIVDPDAGTARLTEHGTLHVEIPKEESGPGAEADAIEIED from the coding sequence GTGACGTTCAGCGACCTCGGCTCGGCGCTCGGAAACACGCTCTACCGGGGGATCGGCCGCGCGAGCAGCCAGGTGCAGGAGATTCGATCTCTCTCGGTCGACCTCCTCGAGGACGACGAGTCGTATCTCGTCGTCTTCGACGCGCCGGGGGCGGAGAAAGAAGACGTCCAGGTGAGATACCTCGACGGCTCGGTGCGGATTCGGATCGATCGGTTCCGAACGTATCACGACGGATTCGAAATGCGGTTTCCGGGCCGTGGGATGGCCCTCGACGGCGAAGCCGAGTTACCGGACGACGCGATCGTCGATCCGGACGCCGGGACGGCACGGTTGACCGAGCACGGAACCTTGCACGTCGAGATTCCGAAAGAAGAGTCCGGTCCCGGGGCCGAAGCGGACGCGATCGAGATCGAAGACTGA
- a CDS encoding NAD(P)/FAD-dependent oxidoreductase: MDESEPELAVGADAFHQPGAGLEVAVVGAGAVGATAAYDLARQGADVTLYDRGPVASASSGRAAGVCYDAYADRLDAELAGDAIERFRALSGDDTFPFVECPYVWLAREGDDERADAVREAVSRMQDNGVVALEMDADDLGERFPALRTDDVAVAGIAGAAGYTDPARYTACLAAAATGAGATLETHTPVAVRTDPPRVVVEGSTDEREVDAVLVAAGAHSKQLCAAAGVPISMKPYRVQALVAAAAYPEPMCWDASADFYVRPHPEGLLAGNGTEEREVDPDEYEREANPDFADGLAARVEHRLPGLDLEVASAWAGLCTATPDGNPLVGELAEGLYVATGFQGHGFMRAPAIGDRIAAQVLGGDGIDTFDPTRFSGDEAFEIREGMRLDERL; the protein is encoded by the coding sequence ATGGACGAATCCGAGCCCGAACTCGCCGTCGGCGCCGACGCCTTCCACCAGCCCGGTGCCGGCCTCGAGGTCGCCGTCGTCGGCGCGGGGGCCGTCGGCGCGACGGCGGCCTACGACCTCGCCCGGCAGGGCGCCGACGTGACGCTCTACGATCGGGGCCCCGTCGCGAGCGCCTCGAGCGGTCGGGCCGCGGGCGTCTGTTACGACGCCTACGCCGACCGGCTCGACGCCGAGCTCGCCGGCGACGCGATCGAACGCTTCCGCGCGCTGTCGGGCGACGACACGTTCCCGTTCGTCGAGTGTCCCTACGTCTGGCTCGCCCGCGAGGGCGACGACGAGCGCGCCGACGCGGTCCGCGAGGCCGTCTCGCGGATGCAGGACAACGGCGTGGTCGCCCTCGAGATGGACGCCGACGACCTCGGCGAGCGGTTTCCAGCCCTTCGGACCGACGACGTCGCGGTCGCGGGCATTGCTGGTGCGGCCGGCTACACCGACCCCGCCCGGTACACGGCGTGTCTCGCCGCCGCGGCGACGGGCGCCGGGGCGACCCTCGAGACGCACACGCCGGTCGCGGTGCGGACCGATCCGCCGCGGGTCGTCGTCGAGGGTAGCACGGACGAACGCGAGGTCGACGCCGTGCTCGTCGCCGCGGGCGCACACTCGAAACAGCTGTGTGCGGCCGCAGGCGTCCCGATCTCGATGAAACCCTACCGGGTACAGGCGCTCGTCGCCGCAGCCGCGTATCCGGAGCCGATGTGCTGGGACGCGAGCGCCGACTTCTACGTCCGACCCCACCCCGAGGGACTGCTCGCGGGCAACGGGACCGAAGAACGCGAGGTCGACCCCGACGAGTACGAACGCGAGGCGAACCCCGACTTCGCCGACGGGCTCGCCGCCCGCGTCGAACACCGGCTTCCAGGGCTCGATCTCGAGGTCGCTTCGGCGTGGGCTGGCCTCTGTACGGCGACGCCGGACGGGAACCCGTTAGTCGGCGAACTCGCTGAGGGGCTCTACGTCGCGACCGGCTTCCAGGGCCACGGCTTCATGCGCGCGCCGGCGATCGGCGACCGGATCGCTGCGCAGGTGCTCGGCGGAGACGGAATCGACACCTTCGACCCGACGCGGTTTTCCGGCGACGAGGCGTTCGAAATTCGAGAAGGAATGCGCCTCGACGAGCGGCTGTGA
- a CDS encoding creatininase family protein, translating to MTLLAEHTTTTAAATLESAEVAVLPVGSTEQHGPALPLGMDHMAAEAFAHTAADRDDVVVLPTIPVGVSVHHRQFDGTLYVGAETFERFVAETISSLAEHDLRKVVVVNGHGGNSGALGRVARSLRDERIAFAPYWNWWETVGDRSDELFDEEGGHADAAETSLLWHVREDLVRPDELEAAEAGASAGWGESVHGASVGFDTIDFTESGAVGKPTDAEPEKGEQLFAAARDELHALLDWLAARPLADCWPHDHT from the coding sequence ATGACGTTGCTCGCAGAACACACCACGACGACGGCCGCGGCGACCCTCGAGTCGGCCGAGGTCGCCGTCCTGCCGGTCGGCAGCACCGAACAGCACGGACCCGCCCTCCCGCTGGGGATGGACCACATGGCCGCCGAGGCGTTCGCCCACACCGCGGCCGACCGCGACGACGTGGTCGTCCTCCCGACGATCCCTGTCGGAGTGAGCGTCCACCACCGGCAGTTCGACGGCACCCTCTACGTCGGTGCAGAGACGTTCGAGCGCTTCGTCGCGGAGACGATCTCGAGTCTGGCCGAACACGACCTTCGAAAAGTCGTGGTCGTCAACGGCCACGGCGGCAACTCGGGCGCCCTGGGTCGGGTCGCCCGATCGCTCCGGGACGAACGGATCGCCTTCGCCCCGTACTGGAACTGGTGGGAGACCGTCGGCGACCGTTCTGACGAGCTATTCGACGAGGAAGGCGGCCACGCCGACGCCGCCGAGACGAGCCTCCTCTGGCACGTGCGCGAGGACCTCGTTCGCCCCGACGAACTCGAGGCCGCCGAGGCGGGCGCGAGCGCGGGCTGGGGCGAGTCGGTCCACGGCGCGTCGGTCGGCTTCGACACGATCGACTTCACGGAGAGCGGCGCGGTCGGAAAACCCACCGACGCCGAACCCGAGAAGGGCGAGCAGCTGTTCGCGGCCGCCCGCGACGAACTCCACGCCCTGCTCGACTGGCTCGCCGCCCGTCCGCTCGCCGACTGCTGGCCACACGATCACACATGA
- a CDS encoding DUF7388 family protein has product MLTSTCALSRAGLDAIAVKPAECDVSSAATVPVDTIAIDYEGREHLPDARTLRRLAAESTVLVTTPVRADGFDPLGDDSLLEALPEGVGRVLVAGHPAYLTEEERRRSVAPRLGAALETDPDAWVGTESVERIAMATGATQYDLLSRRTARELRALRAAGFDGDVAVYAPTVLTDEEDAVLDAVGAYVSRRRPVAKALPDDASTDASATGRAREVLLAAASDYALVGTEREVREQVEALRDAGATTVVGYPARGLEAVLE; this is encoded by the coding sequence ATGCTGACCAGCACCTGCGCCCTCTCCCGGGCCGGACTGGACGCCATCGCCGTCAAACCCGCTGAGTGTGACGTCTCGAGTGCCGCTACCGTCCCGGTCGATACGATCGCGATCGACTACGAGGGACGCGAACACCTCCCCGACGCCCGGACGTTACGACGGCTCGCCGCCGAGTCGACGGTCCTGGTGACGACGCCCGTCCGCGCCGACGGCTTCGACCCCCTGGGCGACGACTCGTTGCTCGAGGCCCTCCCCGAGGGCGTCGGCCGGGTCCTCGTGGCCGGCCACCCCGCCTACCTCACCGAGGAAGAGCGGCGGCGGTCGGTCGCCCCACGGCTCGGGGCCGCCCTCGAGACCGACCCCGACGCGTGGGTCGGCACCGAGAGCGTCGAGCGAATCGCGATGGCGACGGGCGCCACGCAGTACGATCTCCTCTCGCGGCGAACCGCCCGAGAGCTTCGGGCGCTCCGGGCGGCCGGCTTCGACGGCGACGTCGCCGTCTACGCACCGACCGTCCTCACCGACGAGGAGGACGCCGTCCTCGACGCCGTGGGCGCGTACGTCTCCCGTCGCCGACCCGTCGCGAAGGCGCTTCCCGACGACGCGTCGACGGACGCGAGCGCGACGGGCCGCGCCCGGGAGGTCCTCCTCGCCGCCGCGAGCGACTACGCACTCGTCGGCACCGAACGCGAGGTCCGCGAGCAGGTCGAGGCGCTCAGGGACGCCGGCGCGACGACCGTCGTCGGCTACCCCGCACGGGGACTCGAGGCCGTCCTCGAGTGA
- a CDS encoding metal-dependent transcriptional regulator, producing MALSPVAEDYLKAIYRLEEQYSRPVRTVEIADAVGVTSPSVTSMVETLDERGLVASTPYKGVELTEAGEAVVLNLVRKHRLLETFLVECLEVPWTDVHREADRLEHHLSDELARRLEVFLGGPATDPHGDPIPDAALTVPDDRSYTPLTEYDVGESVVVDRVPHRDRDVREHLFENGIELGVELSLEAVTPVGIVDVVPTDSDRPVSLPTQLARRIGARATLQQETDRI from the coding sequence ATGGCCCTCAGTCCAGTCGCGGAGGACTACCTGAAAGCGATTTATCGGCTCGAGGAGCAGTATTCGCGACCGGTCCGAACCGTGGAGATCGCCGACGCCGTCGGGGTGACCTCGCCGTCGGTGACGAGTATGGTCGAAACGCTCGACGAGCGTGGACTCGTGGCGTCCACCCCCTACAAGGGCGTCGAGTTGACCGAAGCGGGTGAGGCAGTCGTGCTGAACCTCGTCAGGAAACACCGCCTGCTGGAGACGTTCCTGGTGGAGTGTCTCGAGGTTCCCTGGACCGACGTTCACCGGGAAGCCGACCGACTCGAGCACCACCTCAGCGACGAGTTGGCCCGGCGACTCGAGGTGTTTCTCGGCGGGCCAGCGACGGACCCCCACGGCGATCCGATCCCCGACGCGGCGTTGACCGTTCCGGACGACCGCTCGTACACCCCGCTGACCGAGTACGACGTCGGCGAGAGCGTCGTCGTCGACCGGGTTCCGCACCGCGACCGCGACGTCCGTGAACACCTGTTCGAGAACGGAATCGAGCTAGGGGTGGAACTGTCCCTCGAGGCGGTGACGCCGGTCGGGATCGTCGACGTCGTCCCCACCGACTCCGATCGTCCCGTCTCCCTGCCCACGCAGCTCGCACGACGGATCGGCGCTCGAGCGACGCTACAGCAGGAGACGGACAGGATTTAG